The Haematobia irritans isolate KBUSLIRL chromosome 1, ASM5000362v1, whole genome shotgun sequence DNA segment ttctcaaaaattttatgttgtgtGTAGTTTTCGAAGGCGCATCTTTCTGTGTTTACAGATTTTTGATATATGCCCTAGATCGGGAGATATAGAGTCGTGAAAAACAACATAACTCGCGAATTTTTAAgtttagttttgacaaaacaacatatcTCGTTTTATGTTGCAAAACGTATTCGGAATAATTCTAAcgtacttttgacaaaacaacacaAGTCCACATATGTTTTttgtatttgacaaaatattttatgacaaaACAACATATCTCGAGTCGTCGTGTTTtatcgaataaaatttcaatataaacgCGAACATAACTGCAGTTGTGTTGTTTTCTTAGTCAGTCGATGATCAGCATTCAATGCGACAAATCAACATAGGAAGACTTATGTGCTTTTGTCACatgcaattttgttttgtgtccCTAACATAAGTCGAATAATGGTGTTTTGTCGTGGGGCTAATTATGAAATATAGACACTTTGGTAAAAGATATGTTGTTCTTGAATGAGAAATATAACAAGAGGAAGAATACTTGCTGCTTTcgcacaaaatcaaaataaatcaatCGAAACGGAAACTAAAATGAGTTTGTATGGGGAAACAAAGGGCGTGGATGTAGATGAGAGAATGTCCAAAGACATGTTTGACGCAGACTCGATGGACAAAAATAAAAGCAATTTGGACTATGAAGCCGACCCCTTCCATGAGACTGATTATGATGACTCGGATTATGTACCGGATTCAGAGGATTGCCTCAATACTACAACAGAGAGCAACCGAGAAATTGCAGCATCTATAGCGACAAACCTGAAAAACTTAGAGTCAGTAGAAATCGATGAAACTCTCATGTTGGATAATGAATCATCCTTGTCATTTAAGAAAGCtaacaaacgaaataaaaaccTCGGAAAAGAATATGTgacttacaaaaataaaattgttcccgCTAAAGAAACTAAACCCCTTAAAAAATGCAGAAATCGTTGctctacaaaaatttcatttgacgaacaacagaatatttttaaaatgtattggGGTCTTGGAACATATAATAAACGTAGACAGTATTTATCAGGCTTAATCGAAgctgaagcaaaaaaaaactggaaaaacTAATAGTTCTAAGAACagactatataattttttatataacgtCGACGTTAAAAGTCAACGTGTAAGAGTTTGTAGACAATGCTTTATACGTATTTTTGATGAGACTGCGGAATCTATCAGAACCATAAACCGGAGTAAGGTTGCGGGGTCTAATCAACTTGTTCAAATTGACAAGAGAGGACAACATATTCCGTCGCACAAATTACCAGTCCAAAAGTATCAAGAAGTTCTGGAACATATAAATAGTTTTCCTAAATATGAGAGCCACTACAGCCGTCGTCACACGAAGCAAGTTTATTTTCAATGTAACCTAAGCGTATCTGAGTTATATaggttgtacactgaaaaatgtATTGAGCCAGTTTCAGCTGCGACATATAGAGAAATATTCCAGAAACTTAATATTAAGTTTAAGAAGCCTTATCTAGACGTGTGCAACGTCTGTGAAAGATTAAGAGTGGATATTTGTAATGCAAGCAACAACGATGATCAATTGGCTCTTCTTAAAATGCAGCAAGAAGTACATCATACTGAAGCAGACATGGCATATGATTCTAAAAATAAGGATAAAACGTTGTCTTTGAAAAACAAATCTGTCAAAATGTATACATTTGATCTTCAACAGTGTTTGCCAACACCGCATTTAAATGCTTCGGTTTTCTTTTATAAAAGACCATTGTGGACCTTTAATTTAACAATCCACGATGGAGAAACTAATATGGCTTCATGTTTCGTTTGGAATGAAACAATAGCTAAGCGTGGAGCCAATGAGATATCGTCGTGCATATtcaaattcctaaaaaaaataccGAACTATgtaaaacatataattttatacAGCGATTCTTGCCCAGGCCAAAATCGGAATTCGTATATCTGCGCAATGTTTGAACAAGTTCTGCTGGAGAATCCAAACTTTGAAATTATTGATCACAAGTTTTTAGTAGTAGGACATACTCATATGGAATGCGATACCGTCCATTCtcaaatagaaaaaaagaaacgaaAGTGTGTTAACTGTATACACCATCCACATGATTGGGCTACTTTAATTTCAACCACAAGCCACAAATATAGTGCTGTTGAAATGGCACAAGAAGAATTTTTCGACTTCGGAACGCTATTGAAGGACAAATATTCTTGGACGAATAAAAATAACTCAGGTAAGTTTAATAAAatcattaattttataaatacgtAAAAATACTATCTAATTCTTCTACAATACAGGCGATAAATTTCAATGGAAGGACGTGCGTTGGCTACGGTATGAAAGTTCCAAATTAGGAACCATTCAATATAAATTATCCTTGAATATGGACGAAGAATTTAAGGATTTGGTAATAACTCGACGgggaaagaaaaaaatagatGTTGAACTAAATCAATGTTACTCTGGGCCACTCCCTatttcattaaataaaaaacgggACTTACAATCCATTCTGCCGTTCATCAGTGCAGAATTTCACGATTTTTACAACAACCTGCTTTCTGAAGGCGAACAAGAAGTTGAAGTTGATTTGGACTTAGATGATTCAATACATACAAAGTAGATTAGTTTTCGAGTTAAGTTTTGATATGAatccaatatttttaagtttttaaacatgaatgaattcaaattatttccctccatttcattattttttttaattaaatctaaGCATTGAACTTGACTTTTATATATTGGTTATGTTcaaatgaattaataaaatgccgAATTCCCTATGCAAAACAACACATATcacacattttttattattttagtttcataAAACCCCGTAAGTCGAGATATGTTGTAAACTAttgatttccttttttttgacaaaacaccATAAGTAGAGatatgttattttttaaaataaaatatcatttgacaaaacaacataagtGAGTAATTGGTAATTTTCTCTGGATCGGGGGGTGCTAGGTGGATTTGGTAAAGTAGAAAAATAAGCTATTAAAAAGGTCCATCacataaatattaaacattttctagaTGTTTTCTACAGCAGTTTTTGTGGCCCCTTAACGGTGTATTTTCGCTCTCCTGTAAAATTGAGGTTTTAGACTTATGGGGTTTTGTCATAAATCCACAGAATTGttgattatttacagaccttttaaaacttttacgcagacaatgattgtaataaattaaatgtttgctaccATGAGTTGTAAACATCTctccaaaatatgtttttgccaACCCTgttatgaacaaaaatttttattagaggtgcataccaacgaatctgaaaaaaaaacaaagacaataacgtaggaagatgggaaattggctactgagcacatcaaaccatttaccgtgttaggtccatacttttcgtttatcgaaccaaacgcgtatacgacaagtattgacatagcattaaaatgcaaatacaaagaaattaagtgcaggaaataaatttccataaaggggaaaatgtaattgttTGTTGTtgactaaaatttaacattgtttcattaagaaaattaagtttttcatttaaaaaataaaaacgaaaaacaaataaaaaaaattacaaacatgtatggcacTAACACTGTCAATACAACATTTGGTGTGACGcatgccaatttcccatcttcctacGTTATTGTCTTTGGAAAAAGTGACCAGCGCATAAACAGTCTAATCTCGCGAAACGACAATGATCAACTGAAACTGACCTATTATTTTAACGAAAGGGAAATTATTTGGTTCAACCCCATTAATTCGCTGTTGAAATTCTTATTTAAAGCCAAAGAGCCATCTACATGTCAtacttataaattattttagacTGACACCTAGCAGTAAATACCGTTAGATGGACgcaaataattttcattatacaatgcaaataaaatgtctCCAGAGGGAGCAGCTGTTTTATtacgttttttttacattttactctaGCAGTTAATAGCGTACCGTAACACCATTAGATGGGAACAAATAATTAACTTTGCACAATAAATCTAAAATGTCtccaccttccttggtctatggtagTAACACCACTAGATGGACACAAAtaatttacttttcacaatgAATCTAAAATGTATCCAGacattttacacagaaaaaatagggGGTTCTGATAAAGCGTAAATTATCGTGTGTTTGCGCCATCTAACTGGTAATAGAtgcattttaaaataatatcttcCCTGAATCGCGCCACCTACTTTTCGGTCACATTTTTAAATCCTGAATTTGAGTGAATTAAttgaagtctacaacaaaaaacggGTTGTGTATAGAGTGTAGAGAAGCATAAtgcacacaaattttaaaccagctaatcgcttttacaaattgttaatatttgttccaaattttcctcaaataaattgttgattatttacagacctgttAAAACGTTTACGcatacaatgattgtaataaattaaatgtttgccacCCTGAGTTGTCAACATCtctccaaaatatgcttttggcaACCCTGTTATgaacaaacattttcattagaggtgcgtaccagcttacgaaattcaacgttaccgaaaatttcgttagcataaatagcaatgtatttcttatgggaacgaaatgtttcgctagaggtgcataccggccttaagatacAATTCATCTTTCAATTTACGAACTTGACAAACATTAAATTATGGattctttacattttttcacCGTGTAAAATCAAAGTCCATCATAAGCGCAacttaaaattccaaattcaaactcgaATTCATGTATGTGCCAAGAAAAACGAATaacttttttacaatttgaataaatttcagGCCAAACTTTTGAACCTACTAATTATTGAAAATCAAGCCATCTTTGTTCACAAATTTAAGCAAATAAAGGTGAAACTTTAGCCTCTGGGGACaattaagtgcatatcgggtgaaagatatatattgttacgaattagaTATTTCtacatttaagtttatttaaattagtttcgttaatttaaaatttcaaattgtaaagatGACTTGTTAAaatcatctctttattttctagtactttccgaaacatcttttatgttcttagcaaagacaataaacttaggaagatgggaaattggctgctGAGGACATCAAACAagcaaataaaagaaattacaaacatgtatggacctagcgccgtcaatgtaacatttggtatgacgcaagccaatttcccatcgtCTAAAGGTATTGGTTTTGGTTCTTAGTTTCTTATTCTCTCATTgtaaccaaagacaataaattgtaggaagataggaaattggctactgaggagatcaaaccatttaccgtgttagtttcatactcgaaccaaacgcgtatacgacaagtattgacatagcattaaaatgcaaataaaaagaaattaagtgacgaaataaatttccttaaacgggaaagtgtaatttttttgtttgccaaaatttaactttatttcattaacaaaattaagtttttcatttaaaatataaaaacgaaaaacaaaaaaacaagtatatacggccgtaagttcggccaggccgaagcttatgtaccctccatcatggattgcgtagaaatttcttctaaacactgccatccacaatcgaattacttaagttgcggtaacgcttgccgatggcaaggtatcttaaaacctcctaacaccatcttctaaattgtatgacaaaattttccatagaaagaaaattttgacaaaaatttctacagaaataaaattttaacaaaattttctatagaaataaacttttgacaaaattttctatagaaataaaatcttggtagattatatttgctcgagaggcaaccatgattatgaaccgaataaaatttgaaataaaattttgacaaaattttctgtagaaataaaattttgacaatgatgaaaattttattatgaaccgaataatattttaacaaaattttctctagaaataaaattttgacaaaattttctatagaaataaaattttgacaaaattttctatagaaataaaattttgacaaaattttctatagaaaaaaattttggtagattatttttggctctagtggcaaccatgattatggaccgatatggaccaatttttgtgtgattggaccaattttggtatggttgttaacgaccatatactaacaccacgttcctaatttgaaccggataggatgaattttgctcctccaagaggctccggaggtcaaatctggagaacgttttatatgggggctatatataattatggaccgatatggaccaattctggcacggtagttaaagatcatatactaacaccatgttccaaattacaaccggattggatgaaatttgcttctcttggagacttcgcaagccagatctggggatcgttttatatgggggctatatataattacgaaccgatgtggaccaatttttgcatggttgttagagaccatataccaatatcatgtaccaaatttcaggcggatcggatgaaatttgcttctctttgaggctccgcaacccaaatctggggatcggtttatatgggcgctttatataattatggaccgatgtggaccaatttttgcatggttgttagagaccatataccaataccatgtaccaaaattcagccggatcggatgcaatttgcttctctttgaggctttgcaagccaaatctggagatcggtttatatgggcggtatatataattatggaccgatgtggaccaatttttgcacggttggtagagacaatataccaacaccatgtaccaaatttcagccggatcggatgaaatatgcttctcttagaagctccacaagccaaatctggggatcggtttatatggggactatatataattaaggaccgatatggaccaatttttgcatggttgttaaagaccatataccaacatcatgtaccaaatttcagccggataggatgaaatttgcttctcttttaggctccgcaagccaaatctggggatcggtttatatgggggctatatataattatggaccgatgtggaccaatttttgcacggttgttagagaccatataccaacaccatgtaccaaatttcagccggatcggatgaaatatgcttctcttagaggctccacaagctaaatctggggatcggtttatatgggggctatatataattatggaccgatatggaccaatttttgcatggttgttagagaccatataccaacatcatgtaccaaatttcagccggatcggatgaaatttgcttctcttttaggctccgaagtcaaatctggggatcggtttatatgggggctacatataattatggaccgatgtggaccaatttttgcatggttagtagagaccatatactaacagcatgtaccaaatttcagccgaatcggatgaaatttgcttctcttagagccatcgcaagccaaatttgggggtccgtttatatgggggctatacgtaaaagtggaccgatatggaccaatttttgcatggttgttagagaccatataccaacaccatataccaaatttcagccggatcggatgaaatatgcttctgttagaggctctacaagccaaatctgagggtccctttatatgggggctatacctaaaagtggaccgatatggcccattttcaataccatccgacctacatcaataacaactacttgtgccaagtttcaagtcgatagcttgtttcgttcggaagttagcgtgatttcaacagacggacggacggacggacggacggacatgcttagatcgactcagaatttcaccacgacccagaatatatatactttatggggtcttagagcaatatttcgatgtgttacaaacggaatgacaaagttaatatacccccatcctatgatggagggtataaaaatacaaacatgtatggaactaaccccttttgttttgttatcttcattgcttattgttattgttgtagtaaCATGAGCATAACCATTTGCAGATAAATTACGAGATATTTGATGGTTGTAGTCAAGACTATGAGCGACAGACGCGACGAAGTGATTGTAGATTGTTTTTGATGGTTGTAGGCAAAACTAGCCAGAATGTTCGAAATCGTCATATCGCGGTATATAAACCCCTGACAGAGGGAGCTGTcaagtcagttgttatcaagagCTCGAGTTGTAACGTAGTGGGAGTGCTAAGTGAAATTTATCAGTgaagcaaataaattgtagattgtcgttattgaaaagaactgtgtttttaattgtcgggttaataaacacgcctcaatataaaaacgtaacaatatttttacgtttttatattgaggcgtcttTAATaaaccgacaattaaaacactgtCCTTTTCAATAACAATAACCTACAATTTATTCACTTAAAGACTTTTTACTAGTTTGATCACACTTCGATGGTGTTAACTTGACGTTTGCTTTACGACTGACCTACTGGCTCCCTCAGTCCATTCTTTATATACCGAGTTCACGACGATTTGGAATATTCTGGCAAGATGGTTATAGAATAGACTATATCCATCTTGTGTGTCTGTCTAGTCTTGTCCACAATCATCTAGAATAATCTACAAGCCTAGAATAATTCATCTACTATTTGTCACACACATACACTATATGTCTGGTTATGCTCATATTACTACGCCAATAACAATAGGCAATgagaattacaaaacaaaaagagatTGTTTTACTCAAAAACCATAGATTACACAAGGGAACAatggttctgttgattaagaactgaatatcCTTTTAAAggttatttgggacgctgaatTACAATctgcacttgtttttttttctatcagctcgatttttcgagatatactGTTATGATCAAAGTTAAGGtacttccgctacatatattggaataacatgAACTTGTGGTGTTGTTCACgactgaattgatataaatcgcgatttccgtataaaaataacattttctaatggataagtgtttgtatgtaataagttagttatagttagggtataataagtttttgcatttgtatgtaacgccaagaaggaaaagtctgagacccaccgTCTAGTATACCAAACGTCTTaggattaaattctgagtcgatttagcgatgtccgtctgtctgtccgtccgcccgtctgtctgttcatatatttttgtgtgcaaagtacaggtcgcagttcaagtccgatcgtcctcaaatttcttgggacaaagacaatcgctattgcttttggaaaacatcggttcaaatttagatatagctgctatatatcCGGTCTGATcacaattggcgtgtttatcaaccgatgttcttcaaattccgtacatccgaatattttattagtctcgcaaaacttgcaaaatatcacccaaatcggttcagatttagatatagctctcatatatatctttcgtccgatttagactcatatgaccacagaggccaaagtttactaccgattttcgtgaaattttgcagagatagcagaattattattcaactatgcgtgtcaaatttagtcaaaatctgttcagattatactccagagttggggaaatatagtagactgtttcatattttagacacattttctatgggattttcctccaattaactggatagcgttagccaatttaaattttaactctaGAGATGttgtacacagagaatacagatatgttgtgacaaccgaatttattgccaacctccttttgg contains these protein-coding regions:
- the LOC142239627 gene encoding uncharacterized protein LOC142239627, yielding MQQEVHHTEADMAYDSKNKDKTLSLKNKSVKMYTFDLQQCLPTPHLNASVFFYKRPLWTFNLTIHDGETNMASCFVWNETIAKRGANEISSCIFKFLKKIPNYVKHIILYSDSCPGQNRNSYICAMFEQVLLENPNFEIIDHKFLVVGHTHMECDTVHSQIEKKKRKCVNCIHHPHDWATLISTTSHKYSAVEMAQEEFFDFGTLLKDKYSWTNKNNSGDKFQWKDVRWLRYESSKLGTIQYKLSLNMDEEFKDLVITRRGKKKIDVELNQCYSGPLPISLNKKRDLQSILPFISAEFHDFYNNLLSEGEQEVEVDLDLDDSIHTK